One window of the Streptomyces sp. ITFR-21 genome contains the following:
- a CDS encoding STAS domain-containing protein: MSTSDHAPTPLPVITAVGDLDADTLHPLTAELQKAAAMASGVILDVSGVTFGDSSFINLLLRAHQHTDLRVTDLGPPWTGSSIWPGLTPSCTSSPPSPMPRAWGSRREVRHRGPWAQAGPKP, encoded by the coding sequence ATGTCGACAAGCGACCACGCTCCCACGCCCCTACCGGTGATCACCGCTGTGGGAGACCTGGACGCCGACACCCTGCACCCCCTGACCGCCGAGCTGCAGAAAGCCGCCGCGATGGCATCCGGCGTGATCCTCGACGTCAGCGGCGTCACCTTCGGCGACTCCAGCTTCATCAACCTGCTGCTGCGCGCCCACCAGCACACCGACCTGCGCGTCACCGACCTCGGGCCGCCTTGGACCGGCTCTTCCATCTGGCCGGGGTTGACGCCGTCCTGCACATCTTCCCCACCCTCACCGATGCCCAGGGCGTGGGGCAGTAGGCGCGAGGTTCGGCATCGCGGACCGTGGGCTCAGGCGGGGCCGAAGCCGTAA
- a CDS encoding helix-turn-helix domain-containing protein has protein sequence MTVLLITPGWDDEDVRNPDGPPSSHIASGSWPNARLADDAPPGAHIAQALARELLKVMDERGLSARAVAELVGSTHPTIGRILDGSGVTDVRTVFLLEVALRTPLWPADLHRDFRLDVQSPGAGA, from the coding sequence ATGACAGTCCTGCTGATTACGCCGGGATGGGACGACGAGGACGTGCGCAACCCCGACGGACCCCCGTCGTCCCACATCGCCTCGGGCAGTTGGCCGAACGCCCGCCTGGCTGACGACGCCCCGCCCGGTGCCCACATCGCCCAGGCACTGGCGCGTGAGCTGCTGAAGGTGATGGACGAACGGGGTCTGAGCGCGCGGGCGGTCGCCGAACTGGTCGGCAGCACCCACCCCACCATCGGACGCATCCTGGACGGCAGCGGCGTCACGGACGTACGCACCGTCTTCCTCCTCGAAGTCGCCCTCCGCACCCCGCTGTGGCCCGCGGACCTCCACCGCGACTTCCGCCTCGACGTGCAGAGCCCCGGGGCCGGCGCCTAG
- a CDS encoding transposase, which translates to MEATLAARARRAGSIGADTKADRTDAYLLADMLRTGNFAPKPPSSPAARAVQVLARAQTDATRRRVEALHRLRAALVTFYPAAVTAWPRVGLRHPQARAVLTAAPSPAVAATLSRAQFAQALRTGGRWRTVEDEAERLHLHFRRPALRTHPAVEEARAAEVRGLLADLDHACTSADDMARQAAHAFSFHPSYKIITSFPGIGDLLGSRLLGEIGDHPDRFADARALCAYAGIVPVTWASGTAARISMRRAVNSELRDAFYQAAFCSLTQSPGAHAYYRRQRERGIPHNTALRNLGARLARCLFYCLQRQVLWDERDAFPARRPMEPS; encoded by the coding sequence GTGGAGGCCACCCTCGCCGCCAGGGCCCGCAGGGCCGGCAGCATCGGCGCCGACACCAAGGCCGACCGCACCGACGCCTACCTCCTGGCCGACATGCTCCGCACCGGCAACTTCGCCCCCAAGCCGCCGAGTTCACCTGCGGCGCGCGCCGTGCAGGTCCTCGCCCGCGCGCAGACCGACGCCACCCGCAGACGGGTCGAAGCCCTCCACCGGCTGCGCGCGGCCCTGGTCACCTTCTACCCGGCTGCCGTCACCGCCTGGCCCAGGGTGGGACTTCGCCACCCCCAGGCCCGCGCTGTCCTGACGGCCGCCCCCTCGCCGGCCGTGGCCGCAACGCTGAGCCGGGCCCAGTTCGCCCAGGCGCTGCGGACCGGAGGCCGCTGGCGCACCGTCGAAGACGAAGCCGAACGACTCCACTTGCATTTCCGCCGCCCCGCCCTGCGCACTCACCCGGCGGTGGAGGAGGCGCGGGCGGCCGAGGTCCGCGGGCTGCTCGCCGATCTCGACCACGCCTGCACCAGCGCCGACGACATGGCCCGGCAGGCCGCGCACGCCTTCTCCTTTCACCCCTCATACAAGATCATCACCTCGTTCCCCGGGATCGGCGACCTCCTGGGGAGCCGGCTGCTCGGCGAGATCGGCGACCACCCGGACCGCTTCGCCGATGCCCGGGCCCTGTGCGCGTACGCCGGCATCGTCCCGGTCACCTGGGCCTCGGGTACCGCGGCCCGGATCTCCATGCGCCGGGCGGTCAACTCTGAGCTGCGCGACGCGTTCTATCAGGCCGCGTTCTGCTCGCTAACCCAGTCGCCCGGTGCCCACGCTTACTATCGGCGCCAGCGTGAGCGCGGGATCCCGCACAACACCGCCTTGCGCAACCTCGGCGCCCGTCTCGCGCGCTGCCTGTTCTACTGCCTGCAGCGCCAAGTGCTCTGGGACGAACGCGACGCCTTCCCCGCCCGCAGGCCGATGGAACCCTCGTAA
- a CDS encoding aldo/keto reductase, translated as MRYRGLGKTGIKVSSYALGAMMFGALGNPDHDDCVRIIHRALDAGINLIDTADMYAHGESEEIVGRALKGRRADIVLATKARFPMSDEPNHQGASRHWLVRALEDSLRRLDTDYVDIYQIHRPDPDTDIEETLGALTDLQRAGKIRTFGTSAMPASELVRAHWVAERRGLARPRTEQPVYSILNRGIEREVLPVAQEFGMGTLVWSPLGGGLLTGRYRKGQEAATHRSQYGFEHLKDDRRLDAVEQLIPLAEEAGMPLTHLAMGFVLAHPGVTSALLGPRTMAHLDDLLAGAEVTLPDDVLDRIDAIVPPGTDTGTLDMAYQPPAIRQRESRRRPPVERAAA; from the coding sequence ATGCGTTACCGCGGCCTCGGCAAGACCGGGATCAAGGTCAGCTCCTACGCTCTCGGCGCCATGATGTTCGGTGCCCTCGGCAACCCCGACCACGACGACTGCGTCCGCATCATCCACCGGGCCCTGGACGCCGGCATCAACCTCATCGACACGGCCGACATGTACGCGCACGGCGAGTCGGAGGAGATCGTCGGCCGTGCGCTGAAGGGGCGCCGGGCCGACATCGTGCTCGCGACGAAGGCCCGGTTCCCGATGAGCGACGAACCGAACCACCAAGGCGCGTCCCGGCACTGGCTGGTGCGCGCGCTGGAGGACTCGCTGCGCCGCCTCGATACCGACTACGTGGACATCTACCAGATTCACCGCCCGGACCCCGACACGGACATCGAGGAGACGCTCGGGGCCCTCACCGACCTGCAGCGAGCCGGCAAGATCCGCACCTTCGGCACCTCGGCCATGCCCGCCTCCGAGCTCGTCCGCGCCCACTGGGTCGCCGAACGGCGCGGCCTGGCCCGGCCGCGTACCGAGCAACCGGTGTACTCGATCCTCAACCGGGGCATCGAGCGCGAGGTGCTCCCGGTGGCGCAGGAGTTCGGCATGGGCACCCTGGTCTGGTCGCCGCTCGGCGGCGGGCTGCTGACCGGGCGCTACCGGAAGGGCCAGGAGGCCGCGACGCACCGCTCGCAGTACGGCTTCGAACACCTCAAGGACGACCGGCGGCTCGACGCCGTCGAACAGCTCATCCCGCTCGCCGAAGAGGCGGGCATGCCGCTGACCCATCTGGCGATGGGCTTCGTGCTCGCTCACCCCGGCGTCACATCCGCGCTCCTCGGACCGCGGACCATGGCACACCTGGACGATCTGCTCGCGGGCGCCGAGGTCACGCTCCCGGACGACGTCCTGGACCGGATCGACGCCATCGTGCCGCCCGGCACGGACACGGGCACGCTCGACATGGCCTACCAGCCGCCGGCCATCCGCCAGCGGGAATCGAGGCGCCGGCCGCCGGTCGAACGCGCAGCGGCGTGA
- a CDS encoding helix-turn-helix transcriptional regulator produces the protein MTPDRLSEALDLVEVRGVLTGGIAARGGWWGRGPLSDPVKFFALVSGRARLTTDGIDEPVDLVAGDVAILTGRSWVAFEAGAEPRQEVQPESDFSTGRFARSDRDADDIVIGGCVSLNEAGSTLLLESLPPLAHIRSAGEDDRLLAALLRLFDEATAQRLGSAFAIRQYGQLFLLELLRSYVDQSVLPSGWLRLLVDERLRPALDLLHGRPGCAWGLEELARAAAMSRTTFAERFREAAGVPPLTYLGRWRMLLAQRALRDGDTRVAALAEELGYGSESAFSTAFKRVVGESPLRYRARLRQDATGRVRTETL, from the coding sequence ATGACCCCCGACCGACTCTCCGAAGCACTCGATCTGGTCGAGGTCCGCGGCGTCCTCACCGGCGGCATCGCGGCCCGCGGCGGATGGTGGGGCCGCGGACCGCTCTCCGACCCGGTCAAGTTCTTCGCGCTCGTCAGTGGTCGGGCTCGCCTCACCACCGACGGGATCGACGAGCCGGTCGACCTCGTGGCGGGTGACGTGGCGATCCTCACCGGCCGCTCCTGGGTCGCGTTCGAGGCCGGCGCGGAACCACGCCAGGAGGTGCAGCCGGAATCCGACTTCTCCACCGGCCGCTTCGCGCGCTCTGACCGCGACGCCGACGACATCGTCATCGGTGGCTGCGTCAGTCTGAACGAGGCCGGAAGCACGCTCCTCCTCGAATCACTGCCGCCACTGGCCCACATCAGGTCGGCCGGTGAGGACGACCGGCTCCTCGCCGCCCTGCTGCGTCTCTTCGACGAGGCGACCGCGCAGCGGCTCGGCTCGGCCTTCGCGATCCGGCAGTACGGTCAGCTCTTCCTGCTGGAGCTGTTGCGGTCCTACGTCGACCAGTCCGTACTGCCGTCCGGCTGGCTGCGGCTGCTCGTCGACGAGCGCCTCCGTCCCGCCCTCGACCTGCTGCACGGCCGTCCCGGGTGCGCCTGGGGGCTCGAGGAGTTGGCGCGGGCCGCCGCGATGTCCCGGACGACCTTCGCCGAGCGGTTTCGGGAGGCGGCCGGTGTGCCACCGCTGACCTACCTGGGACGGTGGCGCATGCTGCTCGCCCAGCGCGCGCTTCGGGACGGTGACACGCGCGTCGCGGCGCTCGCCGAGGAGTTGGGCTATGGCTCGGAGAGCGCGTTCAGCACGGCGTTCAAACGGGTCGTGGGCGAGTCGCCGCTGCGCTACCGGGCCCGCCTGCGACAGGACGCCACCGGCCGCGTTCGGACCGAGACGCTATGA
- a CDS encoding DUF6884 domain-containing protein: MIVACGSRKAEPSWEKFGYRDVIPAGQLYTGPWHRSLRLAADALADQTLIRILSARHGLVPLERPLFPYDTRLGDRDVITPERLARQTAALDLDDAHVIFLGGRNYAHLLKQSVPHTLTPLAGGLGEQRAQCHAVSRSANLAAAWWTVAARLADHGAGETAKKPAGVPPTGPYPSAIRSRRAAGR; encoded by the coding sequence GTGATCGTCGCCTGCGGCTCGAGAAAGGCCGAGCCGTCCTGGGAGAAGTTCGGCTACCGGGACGTCATCCCCGCCGGCCAGCTCTACACCGGCCCGTGGCATCGCTCCCTGCGGCTCGCCGCCGACGCACTGGCCGACCAGACCCTGATCCGGATCCTGTCAGCGCGACACGGCCTGGTCCCCCTGGAACGTCCCCTGTTCCCGTACGACACCCGGCTCGGCGACCGGGACGTCATCACCCCGGAGCGGCTGGCCCGGCAGACCGCCGCCCTCGACCTCGACGACGCGCACGTGATCTTCCTCGGCGGCCGGAACTACGCCCACCTGCTCAAACAGTCGGTCCCCCACACCCTGACACCACTCGCCGGCGGCCTGGGCGAACAACGAGCCCAGTGCCACGCCGTCAGCCGTTCCGCCAATCTCGCCGCCGCGTGGTGGACCGTCGCAGCCCGTCTGGCAGACCACGGAGCTGGAGAAACGGCGAAGAAGCCAGCCGGAGTACCGCCGACCGGTCCCTACCCGTCCGCAATCCGCAGCAGACGCGCTGCGGGCCGATAG
- a CDS encoding IS5 family transposase, which yields MTDAEWAAVRPLLPVPGWMRGRGGQPEAYCHRAILDAVRYLVDNGIKWRAMPADFPPWDRVYAFFRRWRDHGLAREFHDRLRGQVRTRVGRDSEPTAGVIDSQSVKADAVVGTDSRGFDGGKLINGRKRHIVVDTLGLLLGVMVTAADIGDRTAATVLLQRVADAHHRLALVWADSGYTGSLVEHCLAVLALVLQVVKRSDNQKGFVVLPKRWIVERTNAWLMRTRRLARDYERRTTTAEAMVYWSMTLLMTRRLARTHPQQA from the coding sequence ATGACGGACGCCGAGTGGGCTGCTGTTCGGCCACTGCTGCCGGTACCGGGCTGGATGCGCGGGCGGGGCGGGCAGCCGGAGGCGTACTGCCACCGGGCAATACTGGACGCGGTCCGCTATCTGGTCGACAACGGAATCAAGTGGCGTGCGATGCCGGCTGATTTCCCGCCGTGGGACCGGGTCTACGCGTTCTTCCGCCGCTGGCGCGACCATGGCCTGGCCCGGGAGTTCCACGACCGGCTGCGCGGGCAGGTCCGTACCCGTGTCGGCCGGGACAGCGAGCCGACGGCCGGGGTGATCGACTCACAGTCGGTCAAGGCCGATGCCGTCGTCGGCACCGACAGCCGCGGCTTCGACGGCGGCAAGCTGATCAACGGCCGAAAGCGGCACATCGTCGTCGACACGCTCGGCCTGCTGCTTGGCGTGATGGTCACCGCCGCGGATATCGGCGATCGCACCGCCGCGACGGTCCTGCTCCAGCGGGTGGCCGACGCGCACCACCGCCTGGCCCTGGTCTGGGCCGACAGCGGCTACACCGGAAGCCTCGTCGAGCACTGCCTGGCCGTACTCGCCCTGGTCCTGCAGGTCGTCAAACGCAGCGACAACCAGAAGGGCTTCGTGGTGCTGCCCAAACGGTGGATTGTGGAGCGCACGAACGCCTGGCTGATGCGCACCCGCCGGCTGGCCCGCGACTACGAGCGCCGCACCACCACCGCCGAGGCGATGGTCTACTGGTCGATGACCCTGCTCATGACCCGCCGCCTGGCCCGGACACACCCGCAGCAGGCGTGA
- a CDS encoding site-specific integrase, whose product MRRALRLRAFVVPRPEDREVPGDERMALRWVARATRPVDDLLDPEVMRGVIRSLSVRADGSAVPGSTQRHCKKALVNAVGYAFGGGGAGDDLIPEIRWQVPTDDEEVDPRVLVNPGQARSLLDALSYVGLYGRARGRRLVGFFAGMYYAGLRPEEAVAVKYQDCVLPAHGWGRFVLHETRPQAGKRYTDSGRNHDERGLKSRRRGAVRVVPLPPQLVTIWRQSVDTFGTAADGRMFFTERGRVLGSSGYCTTLRDARILALPPDLVESPLVARAYDLRHSALSTWLNAGVDPTEVAERAGNTVETLLRTYAKCLYGRQTVANDRIDKFLGDYE is encoded by the coding sequence TTGCGCCGGGCGCTGCGGCTTCGGGCGTTTGTGGTGCCGCGTCCGGAGGACCGGGAGGTACCGGGCGACGAGCGGATGGCGTTGCGCTGGGTGGCTCGGGCGACGCGGCCCGTGGACGATCTTCTGGATCCGGAAGTGATGAGGGGGGTTATCCGGTCGCTGAGCGTCCGAGCGGATGGGTCTGCGGTGCCGGGAAGCACGCAACGGCACTGTAAGAAGGCGCTGGTGAATGCGGTTGGCTACGCGTTCGGCGGGGGAGGCGCCGGTGACGACCTGATTCCCGAGATCCGCTGGCAGGTGCCGACGGACGACGAGGAGGTCGATCCGCGAGTTTTGGTGAATCCGGGCCAGGCTCGCTCTCTGCTGGACGCCCTGTCGTACGTAGGGCTGTACGGGCGGGCTCGGGGGCGGCGGCTGGTTGGGTTCTTCGCGGGGATGTACTACGCCGGTCTGCGGCCCGAGGAAGCTGTGGCCGTGAAGTACCAGGACTGTGTTCTGCCGGCTCACGGCTGGGGCAGGTTCGTGCTGCACGAGACTCGTCCCCAGGCGGGCAAGAGGTACACGGACAGCGGCCGTAACCACGATGAACGCGGTCTGAAGAGCCGGAGGCGCGGAGCGGTTCGTGTGGTGCCACTGCCGCCACAATTGGTGACGATCTGGAGGCAGAGCGTCGACACGTTCGGCACGGCGGCCGACGGAAGAATGTTCTTCACCGAGCGGGGGCGAGTGCTGGGTTCCAGCGGCTATTGCACGACCTTGCGGGACGCGCGCATCTTGGCGCTCCCACCGGATCTGGTGGAATCGCCTCTTGTTGCTCGCGCGTACGACCTGCGGCACTCGGCGCTGTCGACGTGGCTGAACGCTGGAGTGGATCCCACCGAGGTCGCAGAGCGGGCCGGCAACACCGTCGAGACGCTGCTGCGCACCTATGCGAAGTGCCTCTACGGGCGCCAGACGGTCGCAAATGACCGCATCGACAAATTCCTGGGCGACTACGAGTAG
- a CDS encoding response regulator: MAGASGRVLVVDDNKVIRQLIRVNLELEGFEVVTAADGAECLEIVHSVQPDVITLDVVMPRLDGVRTAARLRADPRTRGVGIVMVSAGSPPEASGGPGSVDAYVGKPFEPQHLVETVRRLIGRGSLPAQPPPEQPRGQAAAAPGGAPSGS; this comes from the coding sequence GTGGCGGGCGCGTCCGGCCGGGTGCTTGTTGTCGATGACAACAAGGTGATCCGGCAGCTGATCAGGGTCAACCTCGAGCTGGAGGGCTTCGAGGTCGTGACCGCGGCTGATGGTGCCGAGTGCCTGGAGATCGTGCACAGCGTGCAGCCGGACGTGATCACGCTGGATGTCGTGATGCCGAGGCTGGACGGGGTGCGGACGGCGGCGCGGCTGCGGGCGGATCCGCGCACGCGCGGGGTCGGGATCGTGATGGTCAGCGCGGGGTCGCCGCCGGAGGCGTCCGGCGGGCCCGGGTCGGTGGACGCGTACGTGGGCAAGCCGTTCGAGCCGCAGCATCTGGTGGAGACGGTACGGCGGTTGATCGGACGCGGGTCGTTACCGGCCCAGCCGCCGCCCGAGCAGCCCCGCGGGCAGGCCGCCGCCGCTCCGGGCGGGGCGCCGAGCGGGAGCTGA
- the nrtL gene encoding ArgS-related anticodon-binding protein NrtL translates to MTPAELSRAVLSTVRRAVAAEELLVAVPEKVVVRRPPRPGCGDYATNVALQLAGPAGRTPQAVAEILARRLAREPGIAQVEIAGRGFLNITLSARAYGDVVRQVRAQGAQYGHGDGLADEAVAMTAEWGALRGRVVAEAVNRLLRATGVRQLDGGPPTAAGGGLRQEPVEVAEPAGAVADVGADALRWGLLRPPGEDVPRVGVELLEQRESNPLFRIRYAHARTRALARNAAELGVDVEAAEDPRTAPYHHPAETELLGLIADYPRVVETAARRRAPDRVARHMERLADAFLRFHDECPPLPKGDEKPSAAHGARIRLAEATGIVLAGGLCLLGISAPEYV, encoded by the coding sequence GTGACTCCCGCCGAGCTGTCCCGCGCCGTCCTCAGTACGGTGCGCCGTGCTGTCGCGGCGGAGGAGCTGCTGGTGGCGGTGCCGGAGAAGGTGGTGGTGCGGCGGCCACCGCGTCCCGGGTGCGGGGACTACGCGACGAACGTGGCCCTTCAGCTGGCCGGGCCGGCCGGGCGGACGCCGCAGGCGGTGGCGGAGATCCTGGCGCGGCGGCTGGCGCGGGAGCCCGGCATCGCGCAGGTGGAGATCGCCGGCCGGGGGTTCTTGAACATCACGCTGAGCGCGCGCGCCTATGGCGACGTCGTACGGCAGGTGCGGGCTCAGGGGGCGCAGTACGGGCACGGGGACGGCCTGGCCGACGAGGCCGTCGCGATGACCGCGGAATGGGGTGCGCTCCGCGGCCGGGTCGTCGCGGAGGCGGTCAACCGGCTGCTCCGGGCGACCGGCGTACGGCAGCTGGACGGCGGACCGCCGACTGCGGCGGGCGGCGGGCTCCGGCAGGAGCCGGTCGAGGTCGCGGAGCCCGCGGGGGCCGTGGCGGACGTGGGGGCGGACGCCCTGCGGTGGGGGCTGCTGCGGCCGCCGGGGGAGGACGTGCCGCGGGTCGGGGTCGAGCTGTTGGAGCAGCGGGAGAGCAATCCGCTGTTCCGGATCCGGTACGCCCACGCGCGGACGCGGGCGCTGGCGCGGAACGCGGCGGAACTGGGGGTCGACGTCGAGGCGGCGGAGGACCCACGGACGGCGCCGTACCACCACCCGGCCGAAACCGAGCTGCTCGGGCTGATCGCGGACTATCCGCGGGTGGTCGAGACCGCGGCCCGGCGGCGGGCGCCCGACCGGGTGGCACGGCATATGGAGCGGCTGGCGGACGCGTTCCTCAGGTTTCACGACGAGTGCCCGCCGCTGCCCAAAGGGGACGAGAAACCCTCGGCCGCCCACGGCGCGCGGATCCGGCTCGCCGAGGCGACGGGCATCGTGCTCGCGGGGGGGCTGTGCCTGCTCGGTATCAGCGCCCCCGAGTACGTGTGA
- the lysA gene encoding diaminopimelate decarboxylase produces the protein MSRSAHPAGPRHADVLPEGHYSAPPADLNHLHPRVWSRTVTRNADGAAEIAGLDVRDLAEEFGTPAYFLDEADFRARCRAWRAAFGQGADVFYAGKAFLSRAVVKWLYEEGLNLDVCSGTELAVALDGGMPADRIALHGNNKSTAEIRRAIEAGVGRIVLDSFQEIVRVAAEAGRQGKRQRVQIRVTVGVEAHTHEFIATAHEDQKFGIGLADGQAAEAVRRVLNLDSLELVGIHSHIGSQIFDMAGFEVAARRVVSLLAEVRDEHGVELPEIDLGGGLGIAYTPDDDPREPHEIAKALGEIVARECDAARLAPPRLSVEPGRAIVGPTAFTLYEVGTVKPLEGLRTYVSVDGGMSDNIRTALYDAEYSVALVSRTSDAAPMLSRVVGKHCESGDIVVKDAFLPADVAPGDLLAVPATGAYCRAMASNYNHALRPPVVAVADGRARVIVRRETEEDLLGLDVG, from the coding sequence GTGAGCCGCTCCGCACACCCCGCAGGCCCCCGCCACGCCGACGTGCTGCCCGAAGGGCACTACTCCGCGCCGCCGGCCGACCTCAACCACCTCCACCCCCGCGTCTGGTCCCGCACCGTCACCCGTAACGCTGACGGCGCCGCCGAGATCGCCGGCCTCGACGTACGCGACCTCGCCGAGGAGTTCGGCACGCCGGCGTACTTCCTCGACGAGGCCGACTTCCGGGCCCGCTGCCGTGCCTGGCGGGCCGCCTTCGGGCAGGGCGCCGACGTCTTCTACGCCGGCAAGGCGTTCCTGTCCCGGGCCGTCGTGAAGTGGCTGTACGAGGAGGGGCTCAACCTCGACGTCTGCTCCGGCACCGAGCTGGCCGTGGCGCTCGACGGCGGGATGCCGGCCGACCGCATCGCCCTGCACGGCAACAACAAGAGCACGGCGGAGATCCGCCGGGCGATCGAGGCGGGCGTCGGCCGGATCGTGCTGGACTCCTTCCAGGAGATCGTCCGGGTGGCGGCGGAGGCCGGACGGCAGGGCAAGCGGCAGCGGGTGCAGATCCGGGTGACCGTCGGCGTCGAGGCGCACACCCACGAGTTCATCGCGACCGCGCACGAGGACCAGAAGTTCGGCATCGGTCTCGCCGACGGCCAGGCCGCCGAGGCGGTCCGCCGGGTGCTGAACCTGGACAGCCTCGAACTCGTCGGCATCCACAGCCACATCGGCTCGCAGATCTTCGACATGGCGGGTTTCGAGGTGGCCGCGCGCCGCGTCGTGTCGCTGCTGGCCGAGGTACGGGACGAGCACGGCGTGGAGCTGCCGGAGATCGACCTCGGCGGCGGCCTCGGCATCGCGTACACGCCGGACGACGACCCGCGCGAGCCGCACGAGATCGCCAAGGCGCTCGGCGAGATCGTCGCCCGGGAGTGCGACGCGGCCCGCCTCGCGCCGCCGCGGCTGTCCGTCGAGCCGGGCCGGGCGATCGTCGGCCCGACGGCGTTCACCCTCTACGAGGTCGGCACGGTGAAGCCGCTGGAGGGCCTGCGGACGTACGTGAGCGTGGACGGCGGCATGTCGGACAACATCCGCACCGCGCTCTACGACGCGGAGTACAGCGTGGCGCTGGTCTCCCGTACGAGCGACGCGGCGCCGATGCTCAGCCGGGTGGTCGGCAAGCACTGCGAGAGCGGCGACATCGTGGTGAAGGACGCCTTCCTGCCCGCTGACGTGGCCCCGGGCGACCTCCTCGCGGTGCCGGCCACGGGTGCGTACTGCCGGGCCATGGCGAGCAACTACAACCACGCGCTGCGGCCCCCGGTCGTGGCGGTCGCCGACGGACGGGCCCGGGTGATCGTGCGCCGGGAGACGGAGGAGGACCTGTTGGGGCTGGACGTCGGCTGA
- a CDS encoding homoserine dehydrogenase produces MMRTRPLKVALLGCGVVGSEVTRIITTHADDLAARIGAPIELAGIAVRRPNRVRAGVPAELLTTDATALVKRGDLDVVVEVVGGIEPVRTLITTAFEHGASVVSANKALLAADGAGLHAKAAEHKVDLYYEAAVAGAIPLIRPLRESLAGDKVNRVLGIVNGTTNFILDKMDSTGAGYSEALDEATALGYAEADPTADVEGFDAAAKAAILAGIAFHTRVTIDDVYREGLTEVTAADIASARQMGCTVKLLAVCERAPDGRSVTARVHPAMIPLSHPLASVREAYNAVVVEAEAAGRLMFYGPGAGGAPTASAVLGDLVAACRNKLAATTGAGESAYTRLPVSPMGDVVTRYHISLDVADKPGVLAQVATVFAEHDVSIDTVRQQGRDGEASLVVVTHRALDAALSATVSSLRKLDTVRGVASIMRVEGE; encoded by the coding sequence ATGATGCGTACGCGTCCGCTGAAGGTGGCGCTGCTGGGCTGCGGTGTGGTCGGCTCCGAGGTCACGCGCATCATCACCACGCACGCCGACGACCTCGCCGCGCGGATCGGCGCACCGATCGAGTTGGCCGGGATCGCGGTACGCCGCCCCAACCGGGTCCGCGCGGGCGTCCCCGCCGAGCTGCTCACCACCGACGCCACCGCGCTGGTCAAGCGCGGCGACCTGGACGTCGTCGTCGAGGTCGTCGGCGGCATCGAGCCGGTCCGCACGCTCATCACCACCGCCTTCGAGCACGGTGCCTCGGTGGTCTCCGCCAACAAGGCGCTGCTCGCCGCCGACGGCGCCGGGCTGCACGCCAAGGCCGCCGAGCACAAGGTGGACCTCTACTACGAGGCCGCCGTCGCGGGCGCGATCCCGCTGATCAGGCCGCTGCGCGAGTCGCTGGCCGGCGACAAGGTGAACCGGGTGCTGGGCATCGTCAACGGCACCACCAACTTCATCCTCGACAAGATGGACTCCACCGGCGCCGGCTACAGCGAGGCACTGGACGAGGCGACCGCGCTCGGTTACGCCGAGGCCGACCCGACCGCCGACGTGGAGGGCTTCGACGCCGCCGCGAAGGCGGCGATCCTGGCCGGCATCGCCTTCCACACCCGGGTGACCATCGACGACGTGTACCGCGAGGGCCTCACCGAGGTCACCGCCGCCGACATCGCCTCCGCCCGCCAGATGGGCTGTACGGTGAAGCTGCTGGCCGTCTGCGAGCGCGCGCCCGACGGCCGGTCGGTGACGGCCCGGGTGCACCCCGCGATGATCCCGCTCAGCCACCCGCTCGCATCGGTCCGCGAGGCGTACAACGCCGTCGTCGTCGAGGCGGAGGCGGCCGGCCGGCTGATGTTCTACGGTCCCGGCGCGGGCGGCGCACCCACCGCCTCCGCCGTTCTCGGCGACCTGGTGGCCGCCTGCCGCAACAAACTGGCGGCCACCACCGGGGCCGGCGAGTCCGCGTACACGCGGCTGCCGGTCAGCCCCATGGGGGATGTGGTCACCCGCTACCACATCAGCCTCGATGTGGCGGACAAACCGGGCGTCCTGGCTCAGGTCGCGACGGTGTTCGCCGAGCACGATGTGTCGATCGACACGGTGCGCCAGCAGGGCAGGGACGGCGAGGCGTCCCTCGTCGTCGTCACCCACCGCGCACTGGACGCCGCGCTCTCCGCGACCGTGTCCAGCCTGCGGAAACTCGACACCGTACGCGGCGTCGCCAGCATCATGCGCGTTGAAGGGGAGTAG